One genomic window of Bacillota bacterium includes the following:
- a CDS encoding hemolysin XhlA family protein — protein MEEAIKPLKDRVDRLEKRQDMVEERVGRLEQSQAANVVEIGSIKSDIEEIKEGQKWATRYTLGTLITVILAILGFWLKFIAH, from the coding sequence ATGGAAGAAGCCATCAAGCCTCTTAAGGATCGCGTGGATCGGCTGGAAAAACGACAGGACATGGTTGAGGAAAGAGTTGGCCGTCTGGAGCAAAGCCAGGCGGCCAATGTCGTCGAGATCGGAAGTATAAAAAGCGATATCGAGGAAATCAAGGAAGGCCAAAAGTGGGCAACGCGATATACGCTAGGAACACTCATAACCGTGATCTTGGCGATCTTAGGGTTTTGGCTGAAATTTATTGCCCATTGA
- a CDS encoding NCS2 family permease, with the protein MSFNDVLAALGVVLNGIPQGLLALSFGFAAMPSALAFIVGMVGVIVFHSVAPISFQAETITIAGRIGKDMPERLTAIFLEGIIMALLGSFGLLETIVHLIGPQITNAMMAGVGIMLAFVAIDMGMTDRTIGVVSVTIAILVWVATRSLVHTIVWSVVISSLVGRFVKFEPVQHDESRERIKLQPLIWRFWENPTVIRGALALSMLNIGANITFGKLTGQLADAYVNVDHLSIYSSLADMASSLFGGSPVESIISATADAPHPLLAGVLMMGIFAVILLLRLLPRIGHYVPRASIAGFLLVLGAIVTLPVNMQLAFNGVELQSPMAAVLGLTTVVTAKFDPFSGMVAGLVLRGLFILAGLM; encoded by the coding sequence ATGTCTTTCAACGACGTCCTTGCAGCACTGGGTGTAGTGCTAAATGGAATTCCACAGGGGCTCCTGGCGCTAAGCTTCGGGTTTGCCGCAATGCCCAGCGCACTGGCTTTTATCGTGGGGATGGTGGGTGTCATCGTTTTTCACTCTGTAGCGCCAATCTCCTTCCAGGCCGAGACCATCACCATTGCCGGGCGAATAGGGAAGGATATGCCAGAAAGGCTCACCGCCATCTTTCTTGAAGGCATAATCATGGCGCTGCTAGGTAGCTTTGGCCTTCTTGAGACCATAGTTCACCTTATAGGACCGCAGATAACCAACGCCATGATGGCAGGGGTTGGCATCATGCTAGCGTTCGTCGCGATCGATATGGGGATGACGGATCGCACGATAGGTGTAGTCTCGGTGACTATAGCTATCCTGGTCTGGGTGGCAACGAGAAGCCTGGTTCACACCATCGTATGGTCTGTGGTTATAAGCAGCCTGGTTGGACGTTTTGTTAAATTTGAACCCGTCCAGCATGACGAGAGTAGAGAAAGGATCAAGCTTCAGCCCCTCATATGGCGTTTTTGGGAGAATCCAACGGTAATAAGAGGGGCGCTGGCCCTGTCAATGCTCAATATCGGGGCCAACATTACATTCGGCAAATTAACAGGCCAGCTGGCCGACGCCTACGTTAATGTGGACCACCTCTCCATTTACTCCTCCCTTGCAGATATGGCGTCCTCGCTCTTCGGGGGCTCGCCCGTCGAGAGCATAATCTCGGCGACTGCCGACGCCCCGCATCCGCTGCTTGCCGGCGTCCTCATGATGGGGATTTTTGCTGTCATCCTGCTCTTGCGACTCCTGCCTAGGATCGGCCATTACGTGCCGAGGGCGAGCATCGCCGGCTTTCTTCTGGTTCTGGGCGCCATTGTCACCTTGCCCGTTAATATGCAGCTGGCGTTTAACGGGGTGGAGCTTCAGAGCCCTATGGCGGCTGTGCTGGGCCTGACGACGGTAGTGACGGCCAAGTTTGATCCATTCTCGGGCATGGTGGCAGGGCTGGTCTTAAGAGGCCTCTTTATTCTGGCGGGCCTGATGTAG
- a CDS encoding helix-turn-helix transcriptional regulator has product MKNDYTKDNYAEGMKQKVGMRLRELRQEQHLKQEELAQRAQCHPTYIAKIESGERIPSLDVLKRLADALEVPATSIIGVIDEIEGVPSKSRLIDEVTLLLYDCSPQRIYLVRDFIRLIKHYFPEKTQS; this is encoded by the coding sequence ATGAAGAATGACTATACGAAGGATAATTATGCGGAGGGAATGAAACAGAAAGTTGGGATGCGCCTGCGCGAGTTGCGCCAGGAGCAGCACCTGAAGCAAGAGGAACTCGCTCAACGGGCCCAGTGTCATCCTACTTACATAGCAAAAATTGAATCGGGCGAGCGGATCCCGAGCCTGGACGTGCTCAAGCGCCTCGCCGATGCCCTTGAGGTTCCGGCTACCAGTATAATCGGAGTCATCGATGAAATCGAGGGGGTGCCGTCCAAAAGCCGCCTGATAGATGAAGTGACACTTCTCCTTTACGACTGCAGCCCGCAGAGAATATATCTTGTGAGGGATTTCATCAGGCTCATAAAACACTATTTCCCCGAAAAGACTCAATCTTGA
- a CDS encoding phage tail tape measure protein translates to MGTIWAEVGLNYAGLTRGMQDATRQVEAFDRNINARFKAIGESFSQVGRSLSLGVTAPLSLLGGIAAKTSMDFETSMANVWTIVDTGKDSIAAMSRQVEALSLELPQTAKQLADGLYQVISASIPAEKAMGVLEVSAKAAAAGLSDTFTSVDAITSVLNAYGMAAENAGAVSDIMFKTVERGKTTFPELAQNIGDVVSTASTAGVSFEELSAAISTLTKVGVRTPEAVTAINQAILTFIDPSDEAVKLAKQLGIEFSAASLASKGLYESLQQVYKATGGNIEALSALFPNVRALKGVLGLGRQEMQLFKDDLDVMRTSLGATDKAFEKQAQTSGHAVQIFKNELSALARSFGAELMPMLTAGIEGIRPFVEAFSNLPGPVKEAAIMFGMYAASIGPVLAGLGSLIGILTGPTGLALAIGAVVAAIAAWVRTSRDVDGAIERQINSVRRAVDEATKQGDTYGKQAEELDRLIKEYEELQGKPDKSQQEHERLRQVIDKIVQLAPQAVTGYDNMGKALIGNADAAKRVRDELWQLRKEQLEMAAMRVKYELPGLEEQVKLLEPQFNKVKAQLDEIAPRYYKMREVVLAMSRATSDAQREQILQAAIAKGIFDAFTPPATQFAVAEQAYNKLYGTFSELSSALYKAKTGILELKNAQQQLQDFLTTKPGARPSEAVSLPPVAPSPTKKIKEVTKEELSEFEAFGKKVKALGKGAFGDLQRAWADIGAGLKSEDVAVKSWAEQRARDLLNVINESIAQFGGDWLKAAAAASVEVKSGYQRIKEKVDEGQSELAKAMATLRYRVSVEGLGIEEQVKELEAIQQTDAYRRASIEEQRQLEMQLAGLREELRQKKVRDAYDEYQFYAQLYDFDAQNHIDYLNRLLKDKNLKDEEYKKLEEELRLWEKRKQEEDLEYRKKVEDAWNTYYLESGKKTKADLLREELKKREAELEAARKAGKGIELAEAAVAQAKLDLNKQIRQDEEDRFRFLVQMGALSTKEQLAQIQAWLATETEGSTEWRRLKLEELELQKKVNLEAAQARIKGLGPIDEAGLDQLKAWRTELGQAYDAAVALGVQGEDAAKEYARALEEINGQIDKLTKHQEELGITQARWEYEQGQKSAADYKAFLEARLAAVEKYGSEWIAIQRELAQVESDINRRTAEEFVAGLGDLTAVEVDSARERLLAEQLAYAAMGEKGKAAVEVIKAALEELRRIERNRYEDQVERGELTTQEQIDRVRKWLAAEKEGSDEWKRLRSEEFRLLKRQQAEIAEAKVTEAIGVMPVDRAGLEAAKQALGALYDEVKKMGPLGEDAATKYTAALEKINQALEKVKTQEEKDAEEAQRREDARLQQEYQRGQISVEQYKKHLSDRMAALESAGDKWSSAWLAYERELTEVTKAENEKAAQAVIDSLGDLETVHIESAKRILEAERAKYAGMGYLGEGAIKKIDEALKILSKREQDWAKTIEQIDAEIATSYEARLNKIVEDGAKLLANAKTEAERQKILVKIAQDAAKVHEDAARDRVAQAQEVAKTNVQAAIAMLQEWRESYANIGLAGQLAVQVIDKALADLNQKVQTTTDEMASYVDSRTKDSLLVALESLDQQRKEKEAAVKDQALVDAWYNERVEEETEKALKTRIGAIDRMNEEEVQKAQETLDAIRAIVIAKVGAESDAAKAIEAIQTELNMRLYQLSQERAEKDKELADARLEHEREVAQELAELRGQDEEAYMLSLEQKIAALRKAGWTESEIIAWAVAHGEKIRRDAAEAEYEFRKKLGLVSLQEQIAHEQEIAEKSQWSIEKRATAAQNYYGALMDLVKEAKLDELKAIRETLEAQLKKYEAMGEEWEVYVLAVKAALQEVDNLIYDKSKGWAARLGESFLNALGDFGRMIQTFQKGYKEGGIWRGLSDVFMELITKSRAFAALLDALNPIIQAVADMFGELIAPLVPLVKILAQFLIPIFKAVGQVFRWVADIVVGIWNAITSVINWALGWLGVHIPTIKPTWREEEGIEEPETPSESGGKQGTQISEITGPTRDLLVELLRPLTVLDSLPVYAMAIEKAIYEMRDAFLAFVGINSAVERGTAAVINQYNIENMTINASINSKEEFDRLMASLSRRAELATLGSGA, encoded by the coding sequence ATGGGGACAATTTGGGCTGAGGTTGGCCTCAATTATGCGGGGCTTACGAGAGGGATGCAGGATGCTACCCGGCAGGTCGAGGCTTTTGACCGGAATATCAACGCCCGGTTCAAGGCTATCGGGGAATCTTTCTCTCAAGTGGGCCGTTCCCTCTCTCTTGGCGTGACAGCCCCTCTTTCGCTACTTGGCGGGATAGCGGCTAAGACGAGTATGGACTTTGAGACCTCCATGGCTAATGTCTGGACTATTGTCGATACGGGCAAGGACAGCATAGCCGCGATGAGCAGACAGGTTGAAGCCCTAAGCCTCGAGCTCCCCCAGACAGCTAAGCAGCTTGCGGACGGACTCTACCAGGTCATCTCCGCTTCTATCCCTGCGGAAAAGGCCATGGGCGTCCTGGAGGTATCGGCGAAGGCTGCCGCCGCAGGGCTGTCCGATACTTTTACCTCCGTGGATGCGATCACCTCGGTGCTCAACGCCTACGGCATGGCTGCTGAAAATGCCGGAGCCGTCTCTGATATTATGTTCAAGACGGTGGAACGCGGCAAGACGACGTTCCCTGAGCTGGCTCAGAATATCGGTGACGTGGTGAGCACGGCTTCGACAGCGGGGGTATCATTCGAGGAGCTATCGGCTGCAATTTCAACCCTTACAAAGGTCGGTGTCAGGACCCCTGAGGCCGTGACCGCTATCAACCAGGCTATACTGACATTCATAGACCCCAGCGATGAGGCCGTTAAGCTCGCAAAGCAACTGGGGATAGAATTCAGCGCGGCCTCGCTGGCCTCAAAGGGCCTGTATGAATCGCTCCAGCAGGTCTACAAGGCAACAGGAGGCAATATCGAGGCCCTCTCTGCCCTCTTTCCGAACGTCCGAGCCCTAAAGGGAGTCTTGGGGTTAGGTCGCCAGGAAATGCAATTGTTCAAGGACGACCTCGATGTCATGCGGACCTCTCTGGGCGCCACTGATAAAGCATTCGAAAAACAGGCCCAGACAAGCGGGCACGCGGTGCAGATATTCAAGAATGAGCTATCTGCTCTTGCCCGGTCTTTTGGGGCTGAATTGATGCCGATGCTGACGGCAGGGATCGAAGGTATCCGGCCTTTTGTGGAGGCTTTTAGTAACCTGCCTGGGCCGGTGAAAGAGGCGGCTATCATGTTTGGGATGTATGCGGCCTCCATTGGCCCCGTCCTTGCTGGGCTAGGCTCGCTGATAGGGATTCTTACTGGCCCCACTGGGCTAGCCCTCGCTATTGGCGCGGTGGTGGCGGCAATAGCCGCCTGGGTGCGGACAAGTAGGGATGTTGACGGCGCGATAGAGAGGCAGATTAACTCCGTGCGCCGGGCCGTAGACGAGGCTACGAAACAGGGTGACACCTACGGCAAGCAGGCCGAGGAGCTAGACCGGCTCATAAAGGAGTATGAGGAACTCCAAGGTAAACCCGATAAATCCCAGCAGGAGCATGAGCGCCTCCGTCAGGTGATAGACAAGATAGTCCAGCTAGCCCCCCAGGCTGTGACGGGCTATGACAACATGGGGAAGGCCCTTATAGGGAATGCCGATGCCGCGAAACGAGTGAGAGACGAACTCTGGCAACTCCGCAAAGAACAACTAGAGATGGCTGCTATGCGGGTGAAGTATGAGCTTCCCGGGCTGGAGGAACAGGTCAAGCTATTAGAACCGCAGTTCAATAAAGTGAAGGCTCAGCTAGACGAAATTGCCCCGCGCTATTACAAGATGCGGGAGGTTGTCCTGGCGATGAGCCGGGCCACCTCGGACGCGCAACGAGAGCAGATTCTCCAGGCTGCGATAGCTAAGGGGATATTTGATGCCTTCACTCCGCCCGCGACTCAATTTGCGGTTGCGGAACAGGCATATAACAAGCTGTATGGCACCTTCTCAGAGCTATCTTCGGCACTCTATAAGGCAAAGACTGGGATTCTGGAACTCAAGAACGCCCAACAACAATTGCAGGACTTTCTCACGACTAAGCCTGGGGCCAGACCAAGCGAAGCTGTCTCTTTGCCGCCGGTTGCTCCTTCTCCCACGAAGAAGATCAAAGAAGTGACGAAGGAGGAGTTATCCGAATTCGAGGCGTTTGGCAAGAAGGTGAAGGCCCTCGGCAAGGGTGCTTTCGGGGATCTCCAGAGGGCATGGGCCGACATCGGTGCTGGGTTAAAGTCCGAGGACGTAGCGGTAAAGTCCTGGGCCGAACAGCGAGCACGGGACTTGCTTAATGTGATCAACGAATCTATCGCCCAATTCGGAGGGGACTGGCTGAAGGCTGCTGCTGCTGCGAGTGTGGAGGTAAAATCGGGCTATCAGCGCATCAAAGAGAAGGTCGACGAAGGACAAAGCGAACTTGCCAAGGCCATGGCGACTCTCAGATATCGGGTGTCTGTTGAGGGTCTGGGAATTGAGGAGCAGGTCAAAGAGCTTGAAGCTATTCAACAGACGGATGCCTACCGCCGTGCCAGCATCGAAGAACAAAGGCAGCTCGAGATGCAATTGGCTGGCCTCCGGGAGGAGCTACGCCAGAAGAAAGTCCGGGATGCATATGACGAATATCAATTCTATGCCCAGCTATATGACTTTGATGCACAGAATCATATCGATTACTTAAACCGATTGCTGAAAGATAAGAACCTGAAAGACGAAGAGTATAAGAAACTCGAAGAGGAACTCCGGCTTTGGGAAAAACGAAAGCAAGAGGAGGACCTTGAGTATCGCAAAAAAGTCGAGGATGCCTGGAATACCTACTATTTGGAGTCCGGTAAGAAAACCAAGGCCGACCTCCTGCGCGAGGAATTAAAGAAACGCGAGGCCGAGCTTGAGGCTGCCCGCAAGGCCGGGAAAGGTATTGAGCTTGCCGAGGCCGCCGTTGCCCAGGCGAAACTTGACCTGAACAAACAAATTCGCCAGGATGAAGAAGATCGATTCCGGTTCCTTGTGCAGATGGGCGCCCTCTCCACCAAGGAGCAGCTTGCCCAGATCCAGGCATGGCTAGCAACGGAGACCGAGGGCTCCACCGAATGGCGGAGGCTCAAGCTGGAGGAACTGGAGCTTCAGAAGAAAGTCAACCTTGAGGCCGCCCAGGCGCGGATTAAAGGACTCGGCCCAATTGACGAGGCTGGTCTTGACCAGCTAAAGGCATGGCGGACTGAGTTAGGCCAGGCGTATGATGCTGCTGTCGCCTTGGGGGTGCAAGGAGAGGATGCGGCGAAGGAATATGCCCGGGCGCTCGAGGAGATCAACGGGCAGATAGATAAGCTCACCAAGCACCAGGAGGAGCTTGGGATCACTCAGGCGCGGTGGGAATATGAGCAGGGGCAGAAGTCTGCCGCTGACTACAAGGCATTCTTGGAGGCCCGGCTCGCCGCCGTAGAAAAATATGGCTCTGAGTGGATCGCCATTCAGCGTGAACTTGCCCAAGTGGAATCGGATATCAATAGGCGCACCGCTGAAGAATTCGTGGCTGGTCTGGGGGACTTAACTGCCGTTGAGGTAGATTCTGCCCGCGAGAGGTTGCTTGCTGAACAGCTTGCCTATGCCGCTATGGGCGAGAAAGGCAAGGCCGCTGTAGAGGTCATTAAGGCGGCTCTGGAGGAACTACGCCGGATCGAGCGCAACCGGTATGAGGATCAGGTCGAACGAGGGGAGTTGACGACTCAAGAGCAGATAGATCGGGTGAGGAAATGGCTCGCCGCCGAGAAGGAAGGGTCCGACGAGTGGAAACGGCTCCGTTCTGAAGAATTCAGGCTCCTCAAACGCCAGCAGGCCGAGATAGCCGAAGCCAAGGTGACGGAAGCCATCGGGGTTATGCCGGTTGACCGTGCGGGGCTGGAGGCCGCAAAGCAGGCCCTTGGTGCCCTCTATGACGAGGTCAAAAAGATGGGGCCTCTCGGAGAGGACGCTGCGACAAAATACACAGCAGCTCTGGAAAAGATCAATCAAGCTCTCGAGAAAGTGAAAACACAGGAGGAGAAAGATGCAGAGGAAGCCCAGAGGCGCGAAGACGCTAGGCTACAACAAGAATACCAGCGAGGGCAGATCTCTGTCGAGCAATATAAGAAGCACCTGTCTGACCGCATGGCCGCCCTTGAATCCGCCGGGGATAAATGGTCATCGGCATGGCTTGCTTATGAGCGCGAACTCACAGAGGTCACAAAGGCCGAGAATGAGAAGGCTGCCCAGGCCGTGATCGATAGCCTCGGTGACCTGGAGACGGTGCATATTGAGTCCGCAAAACGAATACTGGAGGCAGAGCGGGCGAAGTACGCCGGGATGGGCTATCTTGGGGAAGGGGCAATCAAAAAGATTGACGAGGCCCTCAAGATTTTGTCCAAGCGGGAGCAGGACTGGGCCAAGACAATAGAGCAGATTGATGCTGAAATAGCGACATCCTATGAGGCCCGGCTGAACAAGATCGTCGAGGATGGCGCGAAGCTCCTTGCAAACGCCAAAACTGAGGCAGAGCGGCAGAAGATCCTAGTGAAGATCGCCCAGGATGCCGCCAAGGTCCATGAAGACGCGGCACGGGACCGGGTTGCCCAGGCCCAGGAGGTCGCGAAGACCAATGTCCAGGCGGCAATTGCGATGCTGCAAGAGTGGCGTGAGTCTTATGCGAATATAGGCCTTGCGGGCCAGCTTGCGGTGCAGGTAATAGACAAGGCCCTGGCAGACCTTAATCAGAAAGTGCAGACCACAACTGATGAAATGGCCAGCTATGTAGACTCTCGGACAAAAGATAGTCTCCTTGTCGCATTGGAAAGCCTCGACCAACAGCGGAAAGAGAAGGAGGCTGCCGTTAAGGATCAGGCCCTCGTCGACGCCTGGTACAATGAGCGGGTCGAGGAGGAAACCGAAAAGGCCCTCAAGACCCGGATCGGCGCCATCGACCGGATGAATGAGGAAGAGGTCCAGAAAGCCCAGGAGACTCTTGATGCCATCCGTGCGATTGTAATTGCCAAGGTCGGTGCTGAGAGCGATGCCGCCAAGGCTATCGAGGCTATCCAAACTGAGCTCAACATGCGGCTTTACCAACTCAGCCAGGAACGGGCCGAGAAGGACAAGGAGCTTGCTGATGCCCGTCTTGAGCATGAGCGCGAGGTGGCGCAGGAGCTTGCCGAGCTTCGGGGGCAGGATGAAGAAGCGTATATGCTTTCCCTGGAGCAGAAGATCGCGGCCCTCCGCAAGGCTGGCTGGACCGAGAGTGAAATCATCGCCTGGGCCGTGGCCCATGGCGAGAAGATCCGCCGTGATGCCGCCGAAGCTGAGTATGAATTCCGGAAGAAGCTCGGCCTGGTTAGCCTCCAGGAGCAAATAGCCCATGAGCAAGAGATCGCCGAGAAGAGCCAGTGGAGCATAGAGAAGCGGGCCACCGCGGCCCAGAACTACTACGGCGCCCTCATGGATCTTGTCAAGGAGGCGAAGCTGGACGAACTCAAGGCCATCCGCGAAACCCTCGAGGCTCAGCTGAAGAAGTATGAAGCCATGGGTGAGGAATGGGAGGTCTACGTCCTGGCCGTCAAAGCGGCGCTTCAGGAGGTAGATAACCTCATCTATGATAAGAGTAAAGGCTGGGCTGCGCGGCTCGGTGAATCGTTCCTAAATGCCCTCGGTGACTTCGGGAGGATGATCCAGACCTTCCAGAAGGGTTATAAGGAGGGCGGCATCTGGCGTGGGTTGTCAGATGTGTTCATGGAGCTTATCACTAAGAGCAGAGCCTTTGCCGCGCTTCTGGATGCCTTAAACCCTATTATCCAAGCCGTAGCTGACATGTTTGGGGAGCTCATAGCCCCTCTGGTGCCCTTAGTTAAGATATTGGCCCAATTTCTGATTCCCATTTTCAAAGCCGTTGGCCAGGTATTCCGTTGGGTGGCGGATATTGTAGTCGGGATTTGGAATGCGATAACTTCAGTGATTAATTGGGCTCTGGGTTGGCTCGGGGTGCATATTCCAACCATAAAGCCGACCTGGCGGGAGGAGGAAGGGATAGAGGAACCGGAAACTCCATCTGAATCTGGAGGGAAGCAGGGCACTCAGATATCAGAAATCACCGGTCCCACCCGGGACCTCCTGGTCGAGCTCCTGAGGCCGCTTACGGTGCTGGATAGCCTTCCGGTTTATGCGATGGCGATCGAGAAGGCCATCTATGAGATGCGGGACGCATTTCTTGCCTTCGTGGGGATAAATTCCGCAGTAGAGCGCGGGACAGCAGCTGTAATCAATCAATATAACATCGAGAACATGACCATAAATGCGAGTATCAACAGCAAGGAGGAATTCGACCGGCTCATGGCCTCGCTGTCCAGGCGGGCCGAGCTGGCTACACTGGGGAGTGGTGCATAG
- a CDS encoding adenine phosphoribosyltransferase (Catalyzes a salvage reaction resulting in the formation of AMP, that is energically less costly than de novo synthesis), translating to MLYTGQKYYDLEICGLKRRLPIVKVGDNLWIASFVMLGDVQLVNICAGSLAARLSAFDFDIMVGPEAKVVPLLQVLATFMAHKRYIVCRKSLKAYMENPLWVEVASITTKGAQRLVLDGPDVELIRGRRVAVVDDVVSTGGSLKGVEELIQKAGGDVICRACVLKEGNEYVGDLIYLGELPTFSK from the coding sequence ATGCTGTATACCGGGCAGAAATACTATGATCTTGAGATATGCGGTTTGAAGCGACGGCTTCCAATAGTCAAAGTAGGCGACAATCTATGGATAGCATCCTTTGTGATGCTGGGAGACGTCCAGCTCGTCAATATATGCGCGGGAAGCCTTGCAGCCAGGCTTTCCGCATTCGACTTCGACATAATGGTAGGACCGGAAGCCAAAGTAGTCCCATTGTTGCAGGTTCTGGCCACCTTCATGGCTCACAAGAGATATATTGTCTGCCGTAAGAGCCTGAAAGCCTACATGGAAAACCCTCTTTGGGTCGAGGTGGCATCGATAACTACAAAGGGAGCCCAGCGGCTCGTGCTGGACGGTCCGGATGTGGAGCTGATACGGGGGAGACGGGTGGCCGTCGTGGATGATGTAGTATCAACGGGTGGAAGCCTGAAAGGAGTGGAAGAGCTTATCCAAAAGGCCGGCGGGGATGTAATTTGCCGGGCCTGCGTTCTCAAGGAAGGGAACGAGTATGTGGGGGACCTTATATACCTGGGGGAACTGCCGACCTTTAGTAAGTAG
- a CDS encoding aspartate ammonia-lyase has translation MKVWSIDELKAARRQGTFETKVPFVLNGKVYEVTKKIVNGEMEAFDLDKPIGEMLISEASRKELVQKVVLDVELGREQVPVLYPPIYERMQDANFPKLLEAKWAQYGTVIFTEHLEGEEVKFGSLQAEQGPTVAILGYAAGFEYTKEMEIFNQVFNLEVLNRAFGEAYNAKLNDMHLGPILSFVYPAGNKTAFQGDVADPRWLRIYKTLVKALADTAVAKRPATVLLASGADRPDIEQALRGGQVNGTTYPPVSGISDIIYYDGWQTQVGKKAYTYSGVTAGKCYFIRPKRGFKELVKQDLQINATMGDITRLVESQIVGDFWRGVFCAPTENIQEVALA, from the coding sequence GTGAAGGTATGGTCTATTGACGAATTGAAAGCCGCGCGGCGACAGGGCACCTTTGAAACGAAGGTGCCTTTCGTTTTGAACGGCAAGGTTTACGAAGTCACCAAGAAGATAGTCAACGGCGAGATGGAAGCCTTCGACCTCGACAAGCCGATCGGCGAGATGCTGATATCGGAGGCCTCGCGTAAGGAACTCGTGCAGAAGGTCGTTCTGGACGTGGAACTTGGCCGGGAGCAGGTGCCGGTGCTCTATCCTCCTATCTACGAGCGGATGCAGGATGCCAATTTCCCCAAGCTCTTGGAGGCCAAGTGGGCTCAGTATGGGACTGTCATCTTTACCGAGCACCTTGAGGGTGAGGAAGTTAAGTTCGGTTCCCTTCAGGCCGAACAGGGTCCGACGGTGGCGATTCTTGGGTATGCGGCTGGGTTCGAATATACCAAGGAGATGGAGATATTCAATCAGGTATTCAACCTGGAGGTGCTCAACCGGGCATTCGGTGAGGCATATAACGCCAAGCTGAATGACATGCACCTGGGGCCGATTCTGTCGTTCGTGTATCCTGCGGGCAACAAGACGGCATTTCAGGGCGACGTTGCAGATCCCAGGTGGCTGCGGATTTACAAGACCTTGGTCAAAGCCCTGGCAGATACCGCTGTGGCAAAGCGGCCGGCGACGGTGCTTCTAGCGTCTGGCGCGGATCGTCCTGACATCGAGCAGGCCCTACGGGGCGGTCAGGTGAACGGTACGACCTACCCGCCTGTTTCCGGCATCTCCGACATCATCTACTACGACGGATGGCAGACGCAGGTAGGGAAGAAGGCCTACACCTACTCGGGTGTAACCGCTGGTAAGTGCTATTTTATCCGGCCGAAGCGCGGCTTCAAGGAGTTGGTCAAGCAGGATCTCCAGATCAACGCCACCATGGGCGACATCACCAGGTTGGTGGAGAGCCAAATCGTGGGTGATTTCTGGAGAGGCGTCTTTTGTGCCCCCACTGAGAATATTCAGGAAGTGGCACTCGCCTAG
- a CDS encoding DUF2190 family protein, which produces MAFTGQPVPSTVYNAARAKISDGKSVKVTVPQNTTIEAGKLYLLDGFFGFAMQSVTTGAGETAQITLNIEQAEYETDQITLADAFNKGDKIYWDAVNKLLTTVPNNDASGNPQNRPVGRVTAAKDANNVIWFILGPQIQAHA; this is translated from the coding sequence ATGGCATTTACTGGACAGCCGGTTCCCTCGACCGTTTACAATGCGGCGAGGGCGAAGATCAGCGATGGTAAGAGCGTAAAGGTTACGGTTCCACAGAACACCACCATAGAGGCCGGGAAGCTCTATCTCCTTGATGGGTTTTTCGGGTTCGCGATGCAGTCGGTGACGACCGGGGCCGGAGAGACGGCACAAATTACCCTGAACATCGAGCAGGCCGAGTATGAGACGGATCAGATCACTTTAGCCGATGCATTCAATAAGGGCGACAAGATTTACTGGGATGCGGTAAATAAGCTGCTCACCACGGTGCCCAACAATGACGCTAGCGGAAACCCGCAGAACCGGCCAGTCGGGCGGGTGACGGCGGCGAAGGATGCCAACAACGTGATCTGGTTCATCCTCGGGCCGCAGATTCAGGCTCATGCTTAA
- a CDS encoding head-tail adaptor protein yields MNPAIARRNVERQIQRNPTDIWIKRIVEADDGAGGTIRQEIMLPVQTVRVFMGTYSQSKEIATEAVQMQIQRWGMLARWDADIQLGDVFTAQGRSFRIRDIDQVATGGDVIALHVDLEEVS; encoded by the coding sequence ATGAATCCAGCGATCGCGCGGCGGAACGTGGAGAGACAGATTCAGCGCAACCCCACGGATATCTGGATCAAGCGGATAGTCGAGGCAGACGACGGGGCCGGGGGCACGATCCGGCAGGAGATAATGCTCCCGGTTCAAACTGTGCGGGTATTCATGGGCACGTATTCGCAGTCAAAGGAGATCGCAACCGAGGCCGTGCAGATGCAGATTCAAAGGTGGGGAATGCTCGCCAGGTGGGATGCGGATATTCAGCTAGGCGACGTGTTCACAGCGCAGGGCCGGAGCTTCCGGATTCGAGATATCGACCAGGTTGCAACAGGAGGCGATGTAATAGCTCTCCACGTCGACCTTGAAGAGGTGAGCTAA